A region of Salvia splendens isolate huo1 chromosome 17, SspV2, whole genome shotgun sequence DNA encodes the following proteins:
- the LOC121773715 gene encoding ribulose bisphosphate carboxylase/oxygenase activase, chloroplastic-like isoform X1, which yields MSMWKMKDQRPRSLKPTTIHGLAQSGDINAFQKLLQNNPSLLNDCNPVMAQTPLHVAAGYNNIEIVKLLLGWRGPEKVEMEAKNMYGETPLHMAAKNGCNEAARLLLAHGATVEAKANNGMTPLHLAVWHTLRAEDCSTVNTLLEYNANCSAEDNEGMTPLNHLSQGPGNDKLRDLLLRHLEEQRKRRAIEACDQTKDKMDALENELSNIVGLDALKLQLRKWAKGMLLDERRRALGLKVGARRPPHMAFLGNPGTGKTMVARVLGKLLHMVGILPTDKVTEVQRTDLVGEFVGHTGPKTRRKIQEAEGGILFVDEAYRLIPMQKSDDKDYGLEALEEIMSVMDTGKVVVIFAGYSEPMKRVISSNEGFCRRVTKFFQFDDFSSADLANILHLKMSNQGESSPLYGFKLHPSCSAEAIQAMIEIETSEKQRREMNGGLVDPMLVNARENLDLRIDFECIDTDSLVTITLEDLTMGLRLLTR from the exons ATGTCTATGTGG AAAATGAAGGATCAACGGCCCAGATCTTTGAAGCCTACCACAATCCATGGCTTAGCGCAGTCTGGAGATATCAATGCATTCCAGAAGTTGCTTCAGAACAACCCCTCTCTTCTCAATGATTGTAACCCTGTC ATGGCACAGACACCCCTACATGTTGCCGCGGGTTACAACAACATTGAGATAGTAAAACTTCTTCTCGGTTGGCGAGGGCCTGAGAAAGTGGAAATGGAGGCCAAGAATATG TATGGAGAAACTCCATTGCATATGGCAGCAAAGAATGGGTGTAACGAAGCTGCAAGGTTGCTCCTTGCTCACGGTGCTACTGTTGAGGCCAAGGCAAAT AATGGTATGACTCCTTTACATCTTGCTGTCTGGCACACACTTCGAGCTGAAGATTGCTCAACTGTTAATACACTCCTAGAGTATAATGCCAATTGTAGTGCTGAAGATAAT GAGGGAATGACTCCTCTTAATCATCTATCACAAGGACCAGGTAATGATAAATTGCGCGATCTTCTCCTCCGACATCTTGAAGAGCAGCGAAAACGAAGAGCTATTGAAGCATGCGACCAGACCAAAGACAAGATGGATGCACTCGAAAATGAATTGTCAAATATAGTGGGCCTAGATGCGCTGAAGCTACAACTACGAAAATGGGCAAAGGGAATGCTTTTGGATGAGAGGCGGCGAGCCCTTGGACTCAAAGTTGGAGCCAGAAGACCGCCTCATATGGCCTTTCTAGGAAATCCTGGAACGG GTAAAACTATGGTCGCCCGAGTCCTAGGAAAACTATTGCACATGGTGGGAATACTTCCGACAGATAAAGTAACAGAAGTGCAAAGAACAGATTTAGTTGGAGAATTTGTTGGGCATACAGGTCCAAAGACAAGAAGAAAG ATTCAAGAAGCCGAGGGTGGCATCCTCTTTGTAGATGAAGCATATCGCCTGATACCAATGCAAAAGTCGGATGATAAAGATTACGGATTAGAAGCATTGGAGGAGATCATGTCTGTCATGGACACCGGAAAAGTAGTCGTCATATTTGCTGGGTACAGCGAACCCATGAAGCGCGTAATATCCTCAAACGAGGGCTTCTGCAGAAGGGTGACAAAATTTTTCCAATTTGATGACTTCAGTAGTGCAGATTTGGCCAATATTCTTCATCTTAAAATGAGCAACCAGGGTGAAAGCAGTCCTTTGTACGGATTTAAGTTGCATCCTTCATGCAGCGCAGAGGCCATCCAAGCGATGATTGAAATAGAAACGAGTGAAAAACAGCGCAGAGAGATGAATGGAGGTCTGGTAGATCCAATGCTGGTAAATGCTAGAGAGAATCTGGATTTGAGGATTGATTTTGAATGCATAGACACAGATTCTTTGGTTACCATCACATTAGAAGATCTGACAATGGGGCTTCGGTTGCTAACGAGGTGA
- the LOC121773715 gene encoding ribulose bisphosphate carboxylase/oxygenase activase, chloroplastic-like isoform X2, giving the protein MQKMKDQRPRSLKPTTIHGLAQSGDINAFQKLLQNNPSLLNDCNPVMAQTPLHVAAGYNNIEIVKLLLGWRGPEKVEMEAKNMYGETPLHMAAKNGCNEAARLLLAHGATVEAKANNGMTPLHLAVWHTLRAEDCSTVNTLLEYNANCSAEDNEGMTPLNHLSQGPGNDKLRDLLLRHLEEQRKRRAIEACDQTKDKMDALENELSNIVGLDALKLQLRKWAKGMLLDERRRALGLKVGARRPPHMAFLGNPGTGKTMVARVLGKLLHMVGILPTDKVTEVQRTDLVGEFVGHTGPKTRRKIQEAEGGILFVDEAYRLIPMQKSDDKDYGLEALEEIMSVMDTGKVVVIFAGYSEPMKRVISSNEGFCRRVTKFFQFDDFSSADLANILHLKMSNQGESSPLYGFKLHPSCSAEAIQAMIEIETSEKQRREMNGGLVDPMLVNARENLDLRIDFECIDTDSLVTITLEDLTMGLRLLTR; this is encoded by the exons ATGCAGAAAATGAAGGATCAACGGCCCAGATCTTTGAAGCCTACCACAATCCATGGCTTAGCGCAGTCTGGAGATATCAATGCATTCCAGAAGTTGCTTCAGAACAACCCCTCTCTTCTCAATGATTGTAACCCTGTC ATGGCACAGACACCCCTACATGTTGCCGCGGGTTACAACAACATTGAGATAGTAAAACTTCTTCTCGGTTGGCGAGGGCCTGAGAAAGTGGAAATGGAGGCCAAGAATATG TATGGAGAAACTCCATTGCATATGGCAGCAAAGAATGGGTGTAACGAAGCTGCAAGGTTGCTCCTTGCTCACGGTGCTACTGTTGAGGCCAAGGCAAAT AATGGTATGACTCCTTTACATCTTGCTGTCTGGCACACACTTCGAGCTGAAGATTGCTCAACTGTTAATACACTCCTAGAGTATAATGCCAATTGTAGTGCTGAAGATAAT GAGGGAATGACTCCTCTTAATCATCTATCACAAGGACCAGGTAATGATAAATTGCGCGATCTTCTCCTCCGACATCTTGAAGAGCAGCGAAAACGAAGAGCTATTGAAGCATGCGACCAGACCAAAGACAAGATGGATGCACTCGAAAATGAATTGTCAAATATAGTGGGCCTAGATGCGCTGAAGCTACAACTACGAAAATGGGCAAAGGGAATGCTTTTGGATGAGAGGCGGCGAGCCCTTGGACTCAAAGTTGGAGCCAGAAGACCGCCTCATATGGCCTTTCTAGGAAATCCTGGAACGG GTAAAACTATGGTCGCCCGAGTCCTAGGAAAACTATTGCACATGGTGGGAATACTTCCGACAGATAAAGTAACAGAAGTGCAAAGAACAGATTTAGTTGGAGAATTTGTTGGGCATACAGGTCCAAAGACAAGAAGAAAG ATTCAAGAAGCCGAGGGTGGCATCCTCTTTGTAGATGAAGCATATCGCCTGATACCAATGCAAAAGTCGGATGATAAAGATTACGGATTAGAAGCATTGGAGGAGATCATGTCTGTCATGGACACCGGAAAAGTAGTCGTCATATTTGCTGGGTACAGCGAACCCATGAAGCGCGTAATATCCTCAAACGAGGGCTTCTGCAGAAGGGTGACAAAATTTTTCCAATTTGATGACTTCAGTAGTGCAGATTTGGCCAATATTCTTCATCTTAAAATGAGCAACCAGGGTGAAAGCAGTCCTTTGTACGGATTTAAGTTGCATCCTTCATGCAGCGCAGAGGCCATCCAAGCGATGATTGAAATAGAAACGAGTGAAAAACAGCGCAGAGAGATGAATGGAGGTCTGGTAGATCCAATGCTGGTAAATGCTAGAGAGAATCTGGATTTGAGGATTGATTTTGAATGCATAGACACAGATTCTTTGGTTACCATCACATTAGAAGATCTGACAATGGGGCTTCGGTTGCTAACGAGGTGA
- the LOC121773715 gene encoding ribulose bisphosphate carboxylase/oxygenase activase, chloroplastic-like isoform X3, which translates to MKDQRPRSLKPTTIHGLAQSGDINAFQKLLQNNPSLLNDCNPVMAQTPLHVAAGYNNIEIVKLLLGWRGPEKVEMEAKNMYGETPLHMAAKNGCNEAARLLLAHGATVEAKANNGMTPLHLAVWHTLRAEDCSTVNTLLEYNANCSAEDNEGMTPLNHLSQGPGNDKLRDLLLRHLEEQRKRRAIEACDQTKDKMDALENELSNIVGLDALKLQLRKWAKGMLLDERRRALGLKVGARRPPHMAFLGNPGTGKTMVARVLGKLLHMVGILPTDKVTEVQRTDLVGEFVGHTGPKTRRKIQEAEGGILFVDEAYRLIPMQKSDDKDYGLEALEEIMSVMDTGKVVVIFAGYSEPMKRVISSNEGFCRRVTKFFQFDDFSSADLANILHLKMSNQGESSPLYGFKLHPSCSAEAIQAMIEIETSEKQRREMNGGLVDPMLVNARENLDLRIDFECIDTDSLVTITLEDLTMGLRLLTR; encoded by the exons ATGAAGGATCAACGGCCCAGATCTTTGAAGCCTACCACAATCCATGGCTTAGCGCAGTCTGGAGATATCAATGCATTCCAGAAGTTGCTTCAGAACAACCCCTCTCTTCTCAATGATTGTAACCCTGTC ATGGCACAGACACCCCTACATGTTGCCGCGGGTTACAACAACATTGAGATAGTAAAACTTCTTCTCGGTTGGCGAGGGCCTGAGAAAGTGGAAATGGAGGCCAAGAATATG TATGGAGAAACTCCATTGCATATGGCAGCAAAGAATGGGTGTAACGAAGCTGCAAGGTTGCTCCTTGCTCACGGTGCTACTGTTGAGGCCAAGGCAAAT AATGGTATGACTCCTTTACATCTTGCTGTCTGGCACACACTTCGAGCTGAAGATTGCTCAACTGTTAATACACTCCTAGAGTATAATGCCAATTGTAGTGCTGAAGATAAT GAGGGAATGACTCCTCTTAATCATCTATCACAAGGACCAGGTAATGATAAATTGCGCGATCTTCTCCTCCGACATCTTGAAGAGCAGCGAAAACGAAGAGCTATTGAAGCATGCGACCAGACCAAAGACAAGATGGATGCACTCGAAAATGAATTGTCAAATATAGTGGGCCTAGATGCGCTGAAGCTACAACTACGAAAATGGGCAAAGGGAATGCTTTTGGATGAGAGGCGGCGAGCCCTTGGACTCAAAGTTGGAGCCAGAAGACCGCCTCATATGGCCTTTCTAGGAAATCCTGGAACGG GTAAAACTATGGTCGCCCGAGTCCTAGGAAAACTATTGCACATGGTGGGAATACTTCCGACAGATAAAGTAACAGAAGTGCAAAGAACAGATTTAGTTGGAGAATTTGTTGGGCATACAGGTCCAAAGACAAGAAGAAAG ATTCAAGAAGCCGAGGGTGGCATCCTCTTTGTAGATGAAGCATATCGCCTGATACCAATGCAAAAGTCGGATGATAAAGATTACGGATTAGAAGCATTGGAGGAGATCATGTCTGTCATGGACACCGGAAAAGTAGTCGTCATATTTGCTGGGTACAGCGAACCCATGAAGCGCGTAATATCCTCAAACGAGGGCTTCTGCAGAAGGGTGACAAAATTTTTCCAATTTGATGACTTCAGTAGTGCAGATTTGGCCAATATTCTTCATCTTAAAATGAGCAACCAGGGTGAAAGCAGTCCTTTGTACGGATTTAAGTTGCATCCTTCATGCAGCGCAGAGGCCATCCAAGCGATGATTGAAATAGAAACGAGTGAAAAACAGCGCAGAGAGATGAATGGAGGTCTGGTAGATCCAATGCTGGTAAATGCTAGAGAGAATCTGGATTTGAGGATTGATTTTGAATGCATAGACACAGATTCTTTGGTTACCATCACATTAGAAGATCTGACAATGGGGCTTCGGTTGCTAACGAGGTGA